CCGGGCTGAGCGGCAGGTAATCGGTGCGCCCGAAACTGCGGGCGAGCCAGGCGAAGTGCTGTTGGTCTGCGGTGGTCAATGCGGGCCCCCTGTGCGAATGGTCAAATCCTGACCGTCGATAGTCCGACATTCAAATGTGCTTTCTTCCACATCGTCGGTAACACGACACTAGGGACCATTCTTCGCATTATGTCGGGTTAGCGACACTTGGTGGATCGTGAAGGCGGCCGCGTGGTTTCTCCCGATATGAATACAACGATCTCACAACTAGCAACCGGACGCCTGCCCGTAGTGACTGGCGTCGGACTCGCCGCACTGTGGCTCGTGCTGGGTGTCATCTCCGACGGGACGACCTACCACTTGGCCCCGTTGTTGGTCGCCGGACTCCCGGCTTCTCTCTATGCCCTCGAGAACCCAACGCCCCTGCTCCGACGTTCGGCCGGGTTAGCCGGTTTGGGCACATCTGCCGCGCTCGTGGTGACCTTCGTGCTGGCGGTCACAGGCAATCTCGGCGGGCCATCGCTGCTGCCGTTCGGTGGTGCGGTGACCGAGTCGGTGATCTTCGTTCTCGTTGGAGTGGCCGGCGGGTTGGCAGTCGGATTCCTGCGGAGCAGAAAAGGGTCGAACTGATGACCGCACCAACCACTCCCCGGCGCTCCAAGGTGCTGATGGCTGGGTTGGTCCTGGGCTGCATTGGCGATCATCGCGTCGGCTGCCCTGGCCTTTGGACCAGGGGGTGACGACCAGGCGACGGCCGACCCATCGGTCCCGCAGTGGGGGGTGGCGGCCATGGTTCTCTTGAAGCTGTCACCGATGGCGGCAAGACTCCCCGGCGGGAGAGGTTGAGCCGGGATGGGCCCCTATGTGAACTCGACGCTCTGCGTGGCGTCGGTCACAACGAAGATCCGCTCCGTGTTGCTGTCGGGGTCGGCGGGAAACACGAAGAAGGCCGGCCGATCGGGTGAGTAGCCGGACGTGTAGCCGACCACGACCTCTCCGTCCTTGAAGGTCACCTTGATCTTGCGGCCGAGACCGGCCCGTTCGACGTCTCGACGTGAACGGTTGTCGGGGTCACCCTCGAACGTACGGACGGTGAATACACCTTTGAGGTCGGCGACTTTGACCAGGCGCGCCTCACTCCCGTCAACCGGCCGCAAATGGAACTGCGCCTTGTTGGGGAAGAAGTCGTTGCTGTTGCCTTTGAGTATGGTCCCATCCTGATAGTGGATGACGAGCTTCTGGTTCATCGCAATCCTCCCGAGCGTGCGGCGATCAGGCTATCAGTTAGACCTCTGCCAGCACGGCTGCCGTTTCGAGAAGGTCCCTCAGTTGGGCGACGAAGCGGGAGGCGGGTGCGCCATCGACGACGTCGTGATCGAAGGCCAGGCTTAGGTCGAGATAGGTTCGCGGCACCACCCGGCCGTCCACGAAGGCCGGTCGTTCGACGGTACCACCAACGATCATGCTGAGTGTCTGAACCGGGAAACCGAGGCCCCATCCACCCCCGCGGCCGAACATCCCGACAGAACTGATCCCAACGGTTCCGGCCAGTTCCCGCTGCCGGTGGGGGAGGCGGTGCAGAAGGCCAATCAAGCGGTATCGGATGAACCCGGGGAGTTGCAGAAACACCTTCGCCATTCCCGTGAGCCCCATTGTCGGGCTGGTCTGCGGTGCCGCTTTTACTTCTCGGATCTCGGTGTCGATCTC
This window of the Acidimicrobiia bacterium genome carries:
- a CDS encoding 2-oxo acid dehydrogenase subunit E2; the encoded protein is MSGYQIEPFPRSRRIVVDTGRAAGKRHPVFGLVEVDITKANSRLAVLAPRPSLTAFVVASTGRAVSAIPEVHALRDLRQRLITFDDVDINVMIEVDLEGRSFPMNHVIRRCNTKTLQEIDTEIREVKAAPQTSPTMGLTGMAKVFLQLPGFIRYRLIGLLHRLPHRQRELAGTVGISSVGMFGRGGGWGLGFPVQTLSMIVGGTVERPAFVDGRVVPRTYLDLSLAFDHDVVDGAPASRFVAQLRDLLETAAVLAEV